In Candidatus Binataceae bacterium, the genomic window CTCCGCTTCGGTATGCGCGCAGTAGCGCTTTGAATTCAAAATCACGGCTCATGGTGGGCACCTCCGCCCTTCTTCGATGTGTATTTAGGGTTAGCAGTCGAGAATAAGGCGGACCATCGAGGAATGTCAAACCGTGTATAGTCCACAAGGTCTATCTTAGCGAACGCCAACGCAACGACGCAGATCAAGAGGCTTTCATTCAGCTTTTATCCCGGGAAGCTCTCCGCGGAGCGCAACTGCATGCCCTGGTACTTTTGTCGAACCCAATCAGGACCGATTACGGAATCGACCACGCTGGTTTCACGGGTCCGATTTACGCATGATTTGGGTGGCCTGCAGGGAGGGAGGACTGAGATGCCCGAAATCACCCATCACTTCGTAAAGACCAACGGTATCAAAATGCACGTGACTGAGTCCGGCCAGGGTACCCCGGTCGTGATGTGCCACGGCTTCCCGGAAGTCTGGTACTCGTGGCGGCATCAGATTAAAGCGCTCGCCGAGGCCGGGTTCCGTGCGATCGCACCCGACCAGCGCGGCTACGGTGAGACCGATTGTCCGGGACCGATCGCCGCGTATAGCCAGAAGCTGATCATCGCCGACATCATCGGCATGCTCGATGCGCTTGGCCTCCGCACCTGCACCATCGTGGGTCACGATTGGGGCGGGATGACCGCGTGGAACGCGGCGCTAATGTACCCCGATCGCATCCAGCGCGTCATCGGCATCAACACGCCTTTCCTGCCGCGCGCCGCGCTGAAACCGACCGACCTGATGCGGCAGATGGCCGGGGGCAATTTTCACTACGTTCTTTATTTCCAGACTCCCGGGGTTGCAGAGGCCGAACTTGAGCGCGACGTGTCGCGCGCGCTGCGCGGCTTCTACCAGGACCCGCCCAAGCTTGACCCCGCCGCAATGCGTGCTGCGCCGCCCGGCGTGTTTGGCGCAGCCGGCGGCGGCCTCCTCGACCGCCTTCCCGATCGTCCGTACGGCAAATTTCTCACCGACGAGGATTTCGAGGTCTTCGTGCGCGCGTTCACCAGAACCGGCTTTCGCGGTGGTCTCAATTGGTACCGCAATATCGACCAGAACTGGGAAGACAGCGCGGGCCTGCCACAACGCATCAATCAGCCGGCGCTGATGATTACCGCCGAGCTCGATGTAGTCCTGCGTCCGGAGATGGCCGAAGGCATGAAAGAATGGGTCCCCAACCTGCGCAGAACGGTGCTGGTCAAGGGCGCGGGGCATTGGACCCAACAGGAGAAGCCGCTCGAAGTAAACGCTGCGCTGGTGGAGTTTCTCGCGGACTTGAAGAAATAATCGCGGCGAAGACCGCAGCCCCGTGGCGCCAGGTTTCCGGAAAACAGGCTGCAGATATTTGAATCAGAGCAGTGGGGGCGCAACGCGCGCGCCGCCCCGCACCACGAAGTATTGGCGGTCGGGCGCGTTGCACGGCGCGTTAGATTCCACGACGCGCGCCCCATCGGGCGCATATTGCAGGATGTACGCCTGGCGTACCTCCCGCGTGAGGTTGGGTCCGGTTCGATGCGGCATCAGCGAAGAAAACACCACCGCACCTCCGGCGTGCACCGGCGCCGGAATAGCCTCCGGCCCATCCTCGTCACGGCACACCCATCCGAGCTCGGTCAGGTGATGCCTTAGGGTTCCCCGCAGATGCCCGCCCGGTACTACCCACGGGCAGCCGTTCCGTTCCGTCGCATCGGTCAATGCGACCCAACAGGTCAGATACGCCTGCGGCTCGATATAGGTGTAGCCATTGTCCTGATGCCACGGGAACGGCTTCTCATACTCGGGCTTCTTGTAGACCGCTTGGTCCCAATAAAGGCGCACGTTGGAACCAATCAAGTCGCAGCAAAGGTCCGCGAAAACCGGCGCCGCCGAAAGCTCGCGCAGCACCTGCGAGCGCTTCACCAGATGGACCGTGAAGCTGATTCCTTCGGCCTCGGCGATAAACATCCGCCGGCCCGGGGTAGCCCGAAGCGACGCCTCCACTTTCGCTTCCCACGGCCGGATGGCGTCGACGGCGCGGGCGACCATCTCCGAATCGAGCGCGTCTTCCAACACGAAGAACCCGCGCCGGTTGAAGGAATCCGCCTGCGCCTGCGTGATGCGCCGAAACGGCCCTCGCACCCGCGTCCACTCAAACCCGCGATTATAAGGATGAAGTTCCAAACCCATCGGAATGCATTCGCAGCTTTTTGCAGAACCCGGCAGCCTCATCTGCACCAGCTTTGGATTTCTGTCCGTTCCCTTACTTCTTTTGCGCCCCGGTTGCTTCGGCCATGAGCTCGGCGAGGTCGCGAACCCGCACCGATTCTTCCAGCGAACGCGACTTCACCGCGTCCTCGATCATGGTCATGCAGAACGGGCATCCTACCGCGACGCACTCCGGTTTCGCCTCGCTCAGCTGATCGAAACGCTTCTGATTGATGCGGGTCCCTTCGTGTTCTTCCTTCCAGAAGCACCCGCCGCCCGCACCGCAGCAGAAGGTGCGATTCTTCGACTGATCGACGTCTACGACTTCCGCACCGGGAATCGCACGCAGTGCCTCTCGCGCGCCATCCCATTGGCGATTGTGTCGCGCCATGTAGCAGGGATCGTGATAGGTTACGCGCGCGCGCAACACTTCCTTGGGTTTCAGGCGCCCCGCTCGCACCAGCTCGGCGAAAAATTCCGCCTCGTGCATGACGTTATAATCACCGCCGAAATCCGGATATTCGTTCTTGAGATTGTGAAAGCAGTGGGGGCACTGCGTGACGATGCGCCGCGGCTTGTAACGATTTAACGTCTCAACATTCTGCTGCACCACCGTGGCATAGAGGTACTCGTTGCCGAGCCGCCGCGCCGGGTCTCCCGTACACATCTCCTCTTTGCCGAGAATTCCGAAGCGCACTCCCGCCTGCTTCATCAGCGAAGCAAACGCCCGCGACACCTTTTGATTACGCTCGTCGTACGATCCCGCGCATCCGACCCAGTACAGCACGTCCAGGTCCGCGGGGTTTTCGACCTCTGCCAGCTCCGGAATCTCAAGCCCTTGCGCCCAGTCGGCCCGCTTTTCGGCCGCCAGACCCCAGGGATTACCCTGGTTTTCGATTCCCTTGAACGCGCTGGTCGCTTCGGTCGGGAACTTGCTCTCCATCAGGACCTGGTAGCGACGCATATCGACGATGCGCTGGATATGCTCGATGCCGACCGGGCATCCTTCTTCGCACCATCCACACGAGGTGCAGCCCCATACCGCGGCTTCCGTCGCGACCTGGGTGATCATGTCGGGGCCGTTCCACGCCTGCGCCTCGACGCCAGTGCCGTTGGCCGTCGCCGCCCGTGCGGCGAGCAGGATGGGCGCCTTTTGCAACAGGTGTTCGCGTTGCTCGATAACCAGAAATTTCGGGTTGAGTACCTTGCCGGTGTTCACCGTCGGGCAATTGATCGTGCAGCGCCCACATTCGAGGCACGCCGACATGTCCAGCAACTGCTTCCAGGTGTACTGCTCCACCTGCGAAACGCCGAAGGTCTCGGCACTTTCGAAATCTTTGATGGGCGCCAGGCGGCCGCGCGGACCGAGGTTGCGAAAGAACAGATTAAGCGGCCCTAAAACCAGGTGCCGCAACTTGGTGAAGGCGAAACACGCCAGCAGCACGTAGACCAACAACACAT contains:
- a CDS encoding alpha/beta hydrolase; protein product: MPEITHHFVKTNGIKMHVTESGQGTPVVMCHGFPEVWYSWRHQIKALAEAGFRAIAPDQRGYGETDCPGPIAAYSQKLIIADIIGMLDALGLRTCTIVGHDWGGMTAWNAALMYPDRIQRVIGINTPFLPRAALKPTDLMRQMAGGNFHYVLYFQTPGVAEAELERDVSRALRGFYQDPPKLDPAAMRAAPPGVFGAAGGGLLDRLPDRPYGKFLTDEDFEVFVRAFTRTGFRGGLNWYRNIDQNWEDSAGLPQRINQPALMITAELDVVLRPEMAEGMKEWVPNLRRTVLVKGAGHWTQQEKPLEVNAALVEFLADLKK
- a CDS encoding phytanoyl-CoA dioxygenase family protein — translated: MGLELHPYNRGFEWTRVRGPFRRITQAQADSFNRRGFFVLEDALDSEMVARAVDAIRPWEAKVEASLRATPGRRMFIAEAEGISFTVHLVKRSQVLRELSAAPVFADLCCDLIGSNVRLYWDQAVYKKPEYEKPFPWHQDNGYTYIEPQAYLTCWVALTDATERNGCPWVVPGGHLRGTLRHHLTELGWVCRDEDGPEAIPAPVHAGGAVVFSSLMPHRTGPNLTREVRQAYILQYAPDGARVVESNAPCNAPDRQYFVVRGGARVAPPLL
- a CDS encoding (Fe-S)-binding protein; the encoded protein is MNEHVTRQILWNIPVPFIVLMYALLVVLFACYAWAGVKWFRMIRLGTAENRLDQLPQRVFLALRDAFGQGYVVRESWGWMHYAFYVGFVGLFIGTTIVLINSDLREFLALFGLNLYFYYGDFYLVFKAAMDTFFLMLILGVLAEGARRRVRKPSILSPTPPEKVNNNLENRLGYWFPMTMMVLVAISGLMLEGARINAAHPEFTEWAYVGRIIGRIEGGLGAGPTYHRWLWMVHVLLVYVLLACFAFTKLRHLVLGPLNLFFRNLGPRGRLAPIKDFESAETFGVSQVEQYTWKQLLDMSACLECGRCTINCPTVNTGKVLNPKFLVIEQREHLLQKAPILLAARAATANGTGVEAQAWNGPDMITQVATEAAVWGCTSCGWCEEGCPVGIEHIQRIVDMRRYQVLMESKFPTEATSAFKGIENQGNPWGLAAEKRADWAQGLEIPELAEVENPADLDVLYWVGCAGSYDERNQKVSRAFASLMKQAGVRFGILGKEEMCTGDPARRLGNEYLYATVVQQNVETLNRYKPRRIVTQCPHCFHNLKNEYPDFGGDYNVMHEAEFFAELVRAGRLKPKEVLRARVTYHDPCYMARHNRQWDGAREALRAIPGAEVVDVDQSKNRTFCCGAGGGCFWKEEHEGTRINQKRFDQLSEAKPECVAVGCPFCMTMIEDAVKSRSLEESVRVRDLAELMAEATGAQKK